Proteins found in one Litoribrevibacter albus genomic segment:
- the amrA gene encoding AmmeMemoRadiSam system protein A, translating into MAPMPYSDLTPQQKIKLLTLARTTIQHGTQCADPDLADFTRHQARELGIADDELLHQPGCCFVTLHLNGKLRGCIGALTAFQPLINDVVEHAYAAAFKDYRFPPVTQEEVQTLQIDISLISPETEIPCTSEEELLSALEPHKDGLTIRDGFRQATFLPSVWEQLPDQHDFLDQLRLKAGMPQKHWSSDFKAYRYHTLSFGEGTF; encoded by the coding sequence ATGGCGCCTATGCCCTATTCTGATCTGACTCCACAACAAAAGATCAAGTTACTGACGTTAGCGCGCACAACCATTCAACATGGGACTCAATGTGCAGATCCCGATCTTGCCGACTTTACCCGACATCAAGCCAGAGAGCTTGGGATTGCCGATGATGAACTACTCCATCAGCCGGGCTGTTGTTTCGTAACCTTGCATTTGAATGGAAAACTAAGAGGCTGCATCGGAGCACTCACGGCCTTCCAACCACTGATCAACGACGTGGTTGAGCATGCGTATGCGGCCGCATTTAAAGATTACCGGTTTCCACCTGTCACGCAGGAAGAAGTTCAAACGCTCCAGATCGACATCTCCTTGATTAGCCCGGAAACGGAGATTCCCTGTACCAGTGAGGAAGAATTGCTCTCGGCACTGGAACCCCATAAAGACGGCTTAACCATTCGGGATGGCTTCCGACAAGCCACCTTTCTTCCGAGCGTCTGGGAGCAACTGCCCGACCAGCATGACTTCTTAGATCAACTTCGACTGAAAGCAGGAATGCCTCAAAAACATTGGTCGTCCGACTTCAAAGCCTATCGTTACCACACATTATCGTTTGGGGAAGGAACCTTTTGA
- a CDS encoding DUF2860 family protein, whose product MARPISLAAAIALSLSSTPLIAEPIKPIPQESGFSGSLVVGLSATEYSSNMIAGPNGDLADSNIDSLDDKPGSESDVSPFFTGELNYTFSKSRTQLFLGSALEDLVRYDLTFQAGVRQELADKSIVYGAYLFSAIPTEVYADPYQTGSSRDETDRASSGARIGWQGIMGSGFGVELTHRSIELDDEDSGDALVAQGAITAAQQDDLSREGDLNAITISYRHSIAQGQFLVPEINYRDYDLDGEAMAKSQYGGSLAYFYNTPQYSLITTVFYSHFEHDEENPIYGITEEGDSFGGSIVGTYHNLFGWEGFSGLATVGYAESDSDINFYDADVVTGSLGVLYRF is encoded by the coding sequence ATGGCCCGCCCGATATCTCTTGCAGCAGCGATTGCTTTATCTCTTTCCTCTACGCCACTTATTGCCGAACCCATTAAACCTATCCCTCAAGAGTCAGGTTTCTCTGGTTCGCTCGTTGTGGGTTTGTCTGCTACGGAATACTCCAGCAACATGATCGCCGGGCCGAATGGCGATTTGGCCGATTCAAACATTGATAGTCTTGATGATAAGCCAGGATCGGAAAGTGACGTCTCTCCCTTTTTTACCGGTGAATTGAACTATACCTTTTCGAAATCCCGCACTCAGTTATTTCTAGGGTCGGCGCTGGAAGACTTGGTTCGATACGATTTAACCTTCCAGGCGGGCGTACGCCAGGAACTGGCAGATAAGAGCATTGTCTACGGCGCCTATTTGTTCTCGGCCATCCCTACCGAGGTTTATGCTGACCCTTATCAGACGGGGTCTTCCCGTGATGAAACCGATCGTGCTTCGTCCGGTGCACGAATTGGCTGGCAAGGTATTATGGGGTCAGGATTTGGTGTGGAACTGACCCACCGAAGCATTGAGCTGGACGATGAAGACTCCGGCGATGCCTTGGTGGCGCAAGGCGCCATCACCGCTGCTCAACAAGATGACTTGAGTCGTGAAGGGGATTTGAATGCCATCACGATCAGTTATCGACACTCGATCGCGCAAGGTCAGTTTCTCGTTCCAGAGATCAACTATCGGGATTATGATCTCGATGGCGAGGCGATGGCAAAAAGCCAATACGGTGGATCGCTTGCCTATTTCTATAACACACCTCAATACTCCTTAATTACCACGGTGTTTTATTCCCACTTTGAACACGATGAAGAAAACCCTATTTACGGGATTACTGAAGAAGGGGACTCGTTTGGTGGCAGCATTGTCGGCACATACCACAATCTGTTTGGTTGGGAAGGATTCTCTGGTTTAGCGACGGTGGGCTATGCCGAGTCTGATTCGGATATTAATTTCTATGATGCCGATGTAGTGACCGGCTCATTGGGTGTTCTCTACCGTTTCTAA
- the amrS gene encoding AmmeMemoRadiSam system radical SAM enzyme yields the protein MSQSMTQKSKIQSPPATFPTKYWHAIDGDRIQCDVCPRACKLHEGQRGLCYVRGRENNEVVLYSYGRSSGFCVDPIEKKPLNHFYPGTSVLSFGTAGCNLACKFCQNWDMSKSRQMDTLADTAMPETLAQAAANLGCKSVAYTYNDPVIFLEYAVDTALACEQHGINSVAVTAGYICDTPRQEFFRHMNAVNVDLKAFSQRFYKHLCGADLDAVLDTLKYLKHETSCWLEVTTLLIPDENDSDQELEQMTQWLFDELGPDVPLHFSAFHPDWKMRNKPHTPASTLTRARGIALNAGLNYVYTGNVHDTAGSSTYCPVCDLRVIERDWYELGQWQLDATGHCLNCGHQIPGMFQGEAGNWGAKRLPVQLSQHA from the coding sequence ATGTCGCAATCAATGACACAGAAATCAAAAATACAGTCACCTCCAGCCACTTTTCCTACCAAGTACTGGCATGCGATCGATGGCGATCGAATTCAGTGTGACGTATGCCCAAGAGCCTGCAAACTGCATGAAGGACAACGTGGATTGTGCTACGTTCGAGGGCGTGAAAACAACGAAGTGGTGCTCTATTCTTACGGCCGTTCCAGCGGCTTCTGTGTTGATCCCATTGAGAAGAAACCGCTGAACCATTTCTATCCCGGCACGTCGGTACTGTCTTTTGGCACGGCTGGCTGCAATCTGGCCTGTAAATTTTGTCAGAACTGGGACATGAGTAAGTCCCGCCAGATGGATACCCTGGCTGATACCGCTATGCCGGAAACCTTGGCTCAAGCTGCGGCTAATCTGGGCTGTAAGAGTGTTGCTTATACCTACAATGACCCGGTGATTTTTCTGGAATATGCGGTGGATACGGCGTTGGCCTGTGAACAGCATGGCATTAATTCGGTGGCGGTGACTGCCGGTTATATTTGCGATACGCCCCGACAAGAGTTCTTTCGACATATGAACGCAGTGAATGTCGACCTCAAAGCGTTTTCACAACGCTTCTATAAACATTTATGCGGTGCTGATTTGGATGCGGTACTGGACACCTTGAAGTATCTGAAACATGAGACGTCTTGTTGGTTGGAAGTTACTACCTTGTTGATTCCCGATGAAAACGACAGTGATCAGGAATTAGAACAAATGACGCAGTGGTTGTTCGATGAACTGGGACCCGATGTGCCGCTGCATTTCAGTGCTTTTCACCCGGATTGGAAAATGCGTAATAAACCGCATACCCCGGCAAGTACATTAACCCGCGCTCGCGGGATTGCCTTGAATGCCGGACTGAACTACGTCTATACCGGCAATGTGCATGACACAGCGGGCAGCAGTACCTATTGTCCTGTGTGTGATTTAAGGGTTATTGAGCGAGACTGGTATGAGTTAGGCCAATGGCAGTTGGATGCGACCGGACATTGCCTTAATTGTGGGCATCAAATTCCGGGGATGTTTCAGGGTGAAGCGGGGAATTGGGGCGCCAAGCGTCTTCCTGTGCAGCTATCTCAACATGCATAG
- a CDS encoding SDR family oxidoreductase, producing MGTTATNTTPQTVCVTGASGFIAAHAVEQLLQKGYHVIGTVRGDDSKYPYLTGLEGAEERLRLVQADLLSEGAFDDILSDCDYVLHTASPYIIDVKDPQRDLVDPAVQGTVHVLEACKKSPRVKRVILTSSIAAITDEPDNHHVFTEADWNTKSSLDRNPYYFSKTKAEQAAWKFMEDSDLTFDMVVINPFIVIGPSYGPSLNTSNQIIRDIMKGLFPTIMTVNWGFVDVRDVAKAHILAMETPEASGRYLCANQSMTMTELVQFLKDSGYRNYRLPLVNMANPLGTKVMKLLSYTQPKGVGTYMRTNMGKAMQFDNSKIKNELKIEFIPAKESILAAVEDMLKWKHLKAR from the coding sequence ATGGGAACAACAGCAACCAACACCACACCACAAACCGTTTGCGTCACCGGCGCATCCGGGTTTATCGCCGCCCACGCCGTTGAGCAACTGTTGCAAAAAGGCTACCACGTCATCGGAACCGTCCGTGGCGACGACAGTAAATACCCGTACCTTACTGGTCTCGAAGGCGCTGAAGAGCGGCTTCGGTTAGTACAAGCCGACCTACTGAGCGAAGGTGCATTCGATGATATTTTGTCTGACTGTGATTACGTCCTCCATACCGCAAGCCCTTACATTATTGATGTAAAAGATCCACAACGGGATCTTGTGGACCCGGCAGTACAAGGCACAGTTCATGTGCTGGAAGCCTGTAAAAAGTCTCCTCGCGTCAAACGAGTGATACTGACCTCCTCTATCGCCGCAATCACCGACGAACCGGACAATCATCACGTATTCACCGAAGCCGACTGGAATACCAAATCCTCTCTGGATCGCAACCCATACTACTTTTCAAAAACCAAAGCTGAACAAGCCGCCTGGAAGTTTATGGAAGACAGCGATTTAACCTTTGATATGGTGGTGATTAATCCCTTCATTGTGATCGGCCCGTCTTATGGCCCAAGCCTGAACACCTCCAACCAGATCATCCGCGACATTATGAAAGGGTTGTTCCCGACCATCATGACCGTCAACTGGGGATTTGTAGATGTACGAGACGTGGCAAAAGCACACATTCTTGCAATGGAAACGCCTGAAGCCTCTGGTCGCTACCTCTGTGCAAATCAGTCGATGACGATGACCGAACTGGTTCAGTTCCTCAAAGACAGCGGCTATCGCAATTATCGGTTGCCGTTAGTCAACATGGCGAACCCGTTAGGGACGAAAGTGATGAAATTGTTGTCATACACTCAGCCTAAAGGTGTGGGCACTTACATGCGAACCAACATGGGCAAGGCCATGCAATTCGACAACAGCAAGATCAAAAACGAATTGAAGATTGAGTTCATTCCCGCGAAGGAAAGCATACTTGCAGCGGTCGAAGACATGCTGAAATGGAAACACCTGAAAGCGCGTTAA
- a CDS encoding DUF547 domain-containing protein yields MPAKTLFSSLNNYVLIFILSLISALVRADDIWSYWDQSNDNNTATIDHTLWQDNLKTYLSSNHPSGIHLYDYQAVTTSDKQSLASYLNQMSKLDPRDYAKQEQKAYWINLYNALTVQLILDHYPTTSIRKLGDSFFSFGPWDDPAITVAGQTLTLNDIEHRILRPIWKDPRIHYAVNCASLSCPNLAASAYTSDNIEALLEEGAKAYINHSRGVSWEDEELVLSKIYHWYQADFGKEEKDVIQHLIRYASPELATRLKQYDEDHNGIDYRYDWSLNELQASK; encoded by the coding sequence ATGCCGGCTAAAACTCTATTCTCATCTCTGAATAATTACGTTCTGATATTTATCCTGTCACTGATCAGTGCCTTGGTGCGGGCAGACGACATTTGGTCATATTGGGATCAAAGTAATGACAATAACACCGCCACCATTGATCACACGCTCTGGCAAGACAATCTGAAGACGTATCTGAGTTCGAATCATCCCAGTGGCATCCACCTTTACGACTATCAAGCGGTAACGACGTCAGATAAACAAAGCTTGGCCAGCTATTTAAACCAGATGAGCAAGCTTGATCCCAGAGACTATGCAAAACAGGAACAGAAAGCCTATTGGATTAATCTCTACAACGCCCTTACCGTTCAGCTGATTCTGGATCACTATCCAACCACCAGCATCCGAAAACTGGGCGATAGCTTCTTCTCCTTTGGTCCGTGGGATGACCCTGCGATAACCGTCGCGGGTCAGACGCTAACCCTCAATGATATTGAACATCGCATCCTTCGTCCGATCTGGAAAGACCCGAGAATTCATTATGCCGTCAATTGCGCCAGTCTATCCTGCCCTAATTTAGCGGCATCGGCCTACACCTCAGACAATATTGAGGCACTACTGGAGGAAGGCGCCAAAGCCTACATTAACCACTCAAGAGGCGTTAGCTGGGAAGACGAAGAGCTTGTGTTATCCAAAATCTATCACTGGTATCAAGCAGACTTTGGCAAGGAAGAAAAAGACGTGATTCAACATCTGATTCGATACGCTTCACCCGAGTTGGCTACCCGACTCAAGCAGTATGATGAAGACCACAACGGCATTGATTACCGTTACGACTGGTCACTCAATGAACTCCAGGCATCCAAATAA
- a CDS encoding helix-turn-helix transcriptional regulator → MNKAERLFHLTTLLKSRRTAVTAEVLAEKLEVSVRTVYRDIQALIVSGIPVEGEAGIGYRLTPGFEVPPLMFRNDELQALLVGIRMVKAFTDPELGAAASLAEDKILSVLPDRLKGYAENQPYCIPVMSRDDPKRARHLEIRRACEQMQKLSIAYRDEQGQQTERVIWPLGLVSWGDRWTLVAWCELRQDYRHFRFDRIASLQPLGEFFETSETLSLKHFLSTVDAD, encoded by the coding sequence ATGAATAAGGCAGAGCGGCTATTTCATTTAACGACCTTACTCAAGTCGCGGCGTACCGCCGTTACGGCTGAGGTATTGGCTGAAAAGCTGGAGGTATCGGTTCGCACTGTTTATCGTGATATTCAGGCGCTTATTGTTTCGGGGATTCCGGTGGAGGGGGAAGCTGGTATTGGTTACCGGTTGACGCCTGGCTTTGAAGTGCCGCCACTGATGTTTCGTAACGATGAATTGCAAGCCCTGTTGGTGGGGATTCGGATGGTGAAAGCCTTTACCGACCCGGAATTGGGGGCGGCGGCCTCTTTGGCTGAGGATAAAATCCTCTCAGTGTTGCCTGATCGTCTGAAAGGATACGCTGAGAACCAACCCTATTGTATTCCTGTCATGAGCCGAGATGACCCCAAGCGTGCTCGTCACCTTGAAATTCGTCGCGCCTGTGAGCAGATGCAAAAGCTGTCGATCGCCTATCGGGACGAGCAGGGGCAGCAAACCGAACGGGTGATCTGGCCATTGGGGTTAGTGAGTTGGGGGGATCGGTGGACGCTGGTGGCTTGGTGCGAGCTACGGCAAGACTATCGTCATTTTCGCTTCGATCGCATTGCCTCATTACAGCCGTTAGGTGAGTTCTTTGAGACCTCGGAAACGCTCAGTTTGAAGCATTTTCTCAGTACAGTGGATGCCGACTAG
- a CDS encoding response regulator transcription factor, whose translation MPMNYRILVADDHPLFRAAINQIMSVQLDGVVIDETDSVSGLQAKLEENQDADLILLDLHMPGAQGFSALVFLRNHYPDIPVVVISAQEDPVVIGRAMQFGAAGFIPKSAEPKTIKHAIETVLGGDLWSPEPVTNINERSQYEQEMAEKLASLTPSQFKVLVMMNEGLLNKQIAYELEVSEATIKAHATAIFQKLGVRNRTQAVIALHELDIEHPAHVATDDTNSDQ comes from the coding sequence TTGCCTATGAATTACCGAATCTTAGTTGCGGATGATCATCCATTATTTCGTGCCGCTATTAATCAAATTATGTCTGTTCAGTTGGACGGCGTAGTGATTGATGAAACGGATTCGGTGTCTGGTTTACAAGCGAAACTGGAAGAGAATCAGGATGCAGACCTGATCTTGTTGGATCTGCATATGCCTGGGGCGCAAGGATTCTCGGCCCTGGTGTTCTTACGCAATCATTATCCGGACATCCCTGTTGTGGTTATTTCCGCTCAGGAAGACCCTGTGGTGATCGGTCGTGCGATGCAGTTTGGGGCGGCGGGATTCATTCCGAAATCGGCCGAGCCGAAAACCATTAAGCATGCGATTGAAACCGTCTTGGGAGGCGATCTTTGGTCACCTGAACCTGTCACCAACATCAATGAACGTTCTCAATACGAGCAGGAAATGGCGGAGAAGCTGGCGTCGTTGACTCCCTCTCAATTCAAGGTGTTGGTGATGATGAATGAAGGGTTGCTGAATAAACAGATTGCTTACGAGCTGGAGGTTTCTGAAGCCACCATCAAAGCCCATGCGACGGCCATTTTTCAAAAGCTGGGGGTTCGTAACCGCACACAGGCGGTGATCGCCTTGCACGAGTTGGACATTGAGCACCCGGCCCATGTTGCCACAGATGACACTAATTCAGATCAGTAA
- the amrB gene encoding AmmeMemoRadiSam system protein B: protein MYIRQPAVAGSFYPDDSQQLSAMIAQFMDSAIESEPISRCPKMLISPHAGYIYSGAVAASAYHQLEDYTDTIKRVVILGPSHRVPLQGVAIPDASYFKTPFGNIEIDQSALLTIKHLDGVKVSPHAHAYEHSLEVQLPFLQRILVDFKIVPLVVGQTEPHIVSGVINALWGGQETLFVISTDLSHYHAYEHARELDQQTSSAIEHLHTDINCDQACGCYALNGALMAAKHHHLTLSTLDLRNSGDTAGTKNQVVGYGAYALF from the coding sequence ATGTACATACGACAACCTGCAGTCGCTGGAAGCTTTTATCCTGATGATAGTCAGCAGCTTTCAGCCATGATCGCTCAATTCATGGATTCAGCCATCGAATCAGAACCCATAAGTCGTTGCCCAAAAATGCTGATCAGTCCCCACGCCGGTTACATTTATTCAGGGGCTGTGGCAGCATCGGCCTACCACCAGCTTGAAGACTATACCGACACAATTAAGCGTGTGGTTATTCTTGGGCCATCTCATCGTGTACCGTTACAAGGGGTCGCCATTCCCGACGCCAGTTACTTCAAAACCCCCTTCGGTAACATTGAAATTGATCAGTCAGCGCTGTTGACCATTAAACATCTGGACGGGGTAAAAGTGAGCCCTCACGCACACGCCTACGAACACAGCCTGGAAGTACAACTGCCTTTCCTTCAACGCATTCTTGTGGACTTCAAAATCGTCCCCTTGGTCGTTGGGCAGACAGAGCCCCATATTGTAAGCGGCGTCATTAATGCTCTTTGGGGAGGTCAGGAAACACTCTTTGTCATCAGCACCGATCTGAGCCACTACCACGCCTATGAACATGCCCGTGAACTCGACCAACAAACCAGCTCAGCCATCGAGCACCTGCACACAGACATTAATTGCGATCAGGCCTGTGGATGCTATGCGTTAAATGGAGCCTTGATGGCAGCCAAACACCATCATCTAACACTCTCCACTTTGGATCTCAGAAACTCTGGGGACACTGCAGGTACAAAAAACCAGGTAGTGGGGTATGGCGCCTATGCCCTATTCTGA
- a CDS encoding ABC transporter substrate-binding protein, with the protein MRVFWLFFSLFLLSGCSPSEPEKTTPIVLGTNLWPGYEMMYLAEHKGYFSQDQVDIVQHASASEVMTSLMNNKINAAALTLDEVLQVWDKNFPIEVILITDVSDGGDMLLTKPDIKSIYDLKGKTLGLEDSALGAYMYARFLQVSGLKEGDLHKKTLTIDKHADAFAAGEVDAIITFDPQAAKIKAMGANLLFSSKDIPNEIIDVVAISRGENKPSKENIEQFIAGYYRALTDFQAQSLDDIQYISQRLGISDSETEAAYQQLKLPNREESLSMMGIGGVMINSLNYMSFILEKSELIKKGCDCRDLININHIAHPVSEK; encoded by the coding sequence ATGCGCGTTTTTTGGTTGTTTTTTTCCTTGTTTCTCTTATCTGGATGCAGTCCAAGTGAGCCAGAGAAAACAACACCGATAGTCCTGGGCACTAATCTTTGGCCTGGCTATGAAATGATGTACCTCGCCGAACACAAAGGGTATTTTTCCCAAGATCAGGTAGACATAGTGCAACATGCCTCTGCGTCTGAGGTGATGACGTCTCTCATGAACAACAAGATTAATGCGGCAGCCTTGACCCTTGATGAAGTACTTCAGGTTTGGGATAAAAACTTCCCCATCGAAGTCATTCTGATCACCGATGTTTCAGACGGGGGCGACATGTTGCTCACCAAACCAGACATAAAAAGCATTTATGACCTCAAAGGTAAAACCTTAGGCTTGGAAGACAGCGCCTTGGGTGCTTACATGTATGCACGTTTTCTTCAGGTGTCCGGTTTGAAAGAAGGTGATCTCCACAAAAAAACGCTGACCATTGATAAACACGCGGACGCCTTTGCCGCTGGCGAGGTGGATGCCATCATTACCTTTGATCCCCAAGCCGCCAAGATTAAAGCGATGGGCGCTAACCTGCTGTTTAGCTCGAAAGATATCCCCAACGAAATCATTGATGTGGTGGCTATTTCCAGAGGGGAAAATAAACCGTCAAAAGAGAACATTGAGCAGTTCATTGCAGGGTATTACCGCGCCTTGACCGACTTTCAAGCACAATCTCTGGACGATATTCAATACATCAGCCAACGATTGGGCATCTCAGACTCAGAAACTGAAGCCGCCTACCAACAACTCAAACTTCCGAACCGGGAAGAAAGCCTCTCCATGATGGGTATCGGCGGGGTCATGATCAATTCATTGAATTATATGAGTTTTATCTTGGAGAAGTCGGAACTGATTAAAAAAGGGTGCGACTGTCGTGACCTGATCAACATTAATCACATCGCCCATCCCGTTTCTGAAAAGTAA